A window of the Lactuca sativa cultivar Salinas chromosome 7, Lsat_Salinas_v11, whole genome shotgun sequence genome harbors these coding sequences:
- the LOC111893353 gene encoding uncharacterized protein At2g34160 produces the protein MEDITEAVQNITITGDNHKKNRIQVSNTKKPLFFYVNLAKRYMQQHNDVELSALGMAIATVVTIAEILKNSGFAVEKKIMTSTVDMKDESRGRPIQKAKIEILLGKTDKFDELMAAAEEERELANGGGEE, from the exons ATGGAGGACATTACAGAGGCTGTTCAAAACATAACCATCACAGGCGACAATCATAAGAAGAATCGCATTCAGGTTTCCAACACCAAAAAGCCTCTCTTCTTCTACGTTAATCTCGCTAAG AGGTATATGCAACAGCATAATGATGTGGAGCTTTCCGCCCTAGGAATGG CTATTGCCACAGTTGTCACAATTGCAGAAATTCTCAAGAACAGTGGATTTGCAGTTGAGAAAA AGATTATGACATCCACTGTTGACATGAAAGATGAATCTAGAGGAAGACCCATCCAAAAAGCCAAG ATTGAGATATTACTGGGGAAGACTGATAAATTTGATGAACTGATGGCTGCTGCTGAGGAGGAAAGGGAGCTTGCAAATGGTGGTGGTGAAGAGTGA
- the LOC111893341 gene encoding adenine nucleotide transporter BT1, chloroplastic/mitochondrial, with protein MDTRRLLENKGEGLFPNSGIGFLWCPRDDNNFSQSGALFASVGQMGNGGFSGVSPNSKNSNNNGGVKLPYSSKFVSTPESNFRAVGAPEIEVGEEWVGGLKKKKKSGLKLKIKIGNPSLRRLISGAIAGAISRTSVAPLETIRTHLMVGSCGHSTVEVFQDIMKTEGWKGLFRGNLVNVIRVAPSKAIELFAYDTVKKNLAPKPGEIEKLRVPESLIAGAVAGISSTVCTYPLELLKTRLTVQRGVYKNIVDAFLKIVQTEGPAELYRGLTPSLIGVIPYAATNYFAYDTLRKAYKKLTKEEQISNIATLLIGSAAGAISSSATFPLEVARKHMQAGAINGRVYDNMLHALLTIFEKEGIKGLYRGLGPSCVKIVPAAGISFMCYEACKKILVEKEEEEA; from the exons ATGGATACACGAAGATTACTTGAGAACAAAGGAGAAGGATTATTCCCAAATTCCGGAATTGGATTTCTTTGGTGTCCTCGAGATGATAATAACTTTTCACAATCTGGAGCGTTATTCGCAAGCGTAGGACAGATGGGTAATGGGGGTTTCAGTGGGGTTTCCCCTAATTCGAAAAACTCCAACAATAATGGCGGAGTGAAGCTTCCATATTCATCCAAATTCGTTTCAACACCGGAGTCAAATTTTCGTGCTGTTGGGGCACCAGAGATCGAGGTAGGGGAAGAGTGGGTAGGgggattgaagaagaagaagaaaagcggattgaaattaaaaatcaaaattgggAATCCATCTTTAAGGAGATTGATCAGTGGAGCAATTGCAGGAGCAATATCAAGAACTTCTGTTGCTCCTTTGGAAACTATAAGAACTCATTTAATGGTAGGGAGCTGTGGGCATTCTACTGTTGAGGTTTTTCAGGATATTATGAAAACAGAAGGCTGGAAAGGACTTTTTAGGGGTAATTTAGTCAATGTCATTCGTGTTGCCCCTAGCAAGGCAATTGAG TTATTTGCTTACGATACGGTGAAGAAAAATTTGGCTCCTAAACCGGGAGAAATAGAAAAACTTCGTGTACCGGAATCACTGATTGCAGGCGCGGTTGCCGGAATCAGCTCTACCGTATGCACATACCCTCTTGAGCTACTCAAAACCCGTCTCACAGTACAG AGAGGCGTATACAAAAACATTGTCGACGCGTTCCTCAAAATCGTTCAAACCGAGGGGCCCGCGGAGCTCTACCGCGGGCTCACCCCAAGCCTAATCGGCGTCATCCCATACGCCGCCACAAACTATTTCGCATACGACACGTTACGAAAAGCGTACAAAAAGCTCACAAAAGAAGAACAAATCAGCAACATTGCAACTTTGTTAATCGGGTCAGCGGCGGGCGCGATATCGAGTAGCGCGACTTTCCCGCTTGAAGTGGCACGGAAACATATGCAAGCGGGTGCGATTAATGGGAGGGTTTATGATAACATGTTGCATGCTTTGCTAACGATTTTTGAGAAAGAAGGGATTAAGGGGTTGTATAGGGGTTTAGGGCCAAGTTGTGTGAAGATTGTTCCGGCTGCGGGGATTTCGTTTATGTGTTATGAAGCTTGCAAGAAGATTCTTGTGGAAAaggaagaggaggaagcatgA